In Toxotes jaculatrix isolate fToxJac2 chromosome 12, fToxJac2.pri, whole genome shotgun sequence, the following are encoded in one genomic region:
- the si:dkey-125i10.3 gene encoding zinc finger protein 185 isoform X2, with protein sequence MSKDVDRNQVFKTTRVRTALKNDGSWIHKSEQEKGEQNKPRTDHAVETMSTPVRQKSYVLSTAKKFESTDSPQSSSLEKTQPSPSEGDSANQANIEVIPLQKDAQPEVSTVETTDNTKPQAPTEELFSGEAQPEKNVANTAAENKEESADTPVAQLNVEHGEKAVEVYADVHVEPDEQPVANTAAENKGENADTTAEQSNEEHTEAKASADAHVEDPVLETSDVAGTEQSKDPAEAELKPEEEPSIETEPTNATQLEDVQPAEGSCKKYPPEHAAEEIFEAVAVVVVESSSDTSDVIHSTPGEEAALQNSVEQVPDLLVESVFESPTQCATETTTEEGCERCPPEQSSEETVEAEVVVESSPETPAVNNATPRDEASLQGTVESALDVSESPTQSAAETAVESVESKVEPAAPTESVFNIRAEVVECEVHPVDNTVVEQSVEPAPENAADHVIELSIEDALEPVPASEGGEVQFSDRAIELIDALDVEPSTPEAPPKPVEDTQQSHGEESKPNQSDDTNTTDMFQKPREEQQSTYTLKETRNGEAVCSFCDQIIDGNVKLTLSEPLVTCHADCLKCGVCAKILGDLTTPMFLHDQVIHCRGCFAKTLEA encoded by the exons AACCAAGTGTTTAAAACCACCAGGGTGCGGACTGCACTGAAGAACGATGGCAGCTGGATCCACAAATCTGAACAGGAAAAAGGAGAGCAAAACAAACCACG GACGGATCATGCCGTGGAGACCATGTCCACTCCAGTCAGGCAGAAATCATACGTGCTCTCCACAGCCAAGAAATTTGA ATCAACAGACTCTCCACAGAGCTCTTCTCTCGAAAAGACACAGCCTTCTCCATCTGAAGG TGATTCAGCTAATCAGGCAAATATTGAAGTTATTCCTCTCCAAAAAGATGCTCAGCCCGAGGTGTCAACAGTGGAGACCACAGACAATACAAA GCCCCAAGCACCCACAGAGGAACTTTTTTCTGGAGAGGCacaaccagaaaaaaatgttgccaacacagctgcagaaaacaagGAAGAATCTGCTGACACACCAGTCGCCCAGTTGAATGTAGAGCACGGTGAGAAGGCTGTTGAAGTCTATGCAGATGTTCATGTAGAGCCAGATGAGCAACCGGTTGccaacacagcagcagaaaacaaggGAGAAAATGCTGATACAACAGCTGAGCAGTCAAACGAAGAACACACTGAGGCTAAGGCCTCTGCAGATGCTCATGTGGAAGATCCTGTTTTAGAAACCTCTGATGTGGCTGGTACAGAACAGAGTAAAGACcctgcagaggctgaactgaaaCCTGAAGAGGAACCTTCAATCGAAACAGAGCCAACAAATGCAACGCAACTGGAGGATGTACAACCTGCAGAGGGGAGTTGTAAGAAATATCCTCCAGAACATGCTGCAGAAGAAATTTTTGAAGCTGTAGCTGTGGTTGTGGTGGAATCATCATCTGATACAAGTGATGTGATTCATTCAACACCAGGAGAAGAGGCTGCTCTCCAAAACAGTGTGGAACAAGTCCCTGACTTATTGGTAGAATCTGTATTTGAATCACCCACTCAGTGTGCTACTGAAACTACTACAGAGGAGGGCTGTGAGAGATGTCCTCCAGAACAAAGTTCAGAAGAAACTGTTGAGgctgaggtggtggtggagtcaTCACCTGAGACCCCTGCTGTAAATAATGCAACACCAAGAGATGAGGCTTCTCTACAAGGCACTGTGGAATCAGCCCTTGATGTATCTGAATCGCCTACTCAATCTGCTGCAGAAACTGCAGTCGAGTCTGTAGAGTCTAAAGTCGAGCCTGCAGCTCCAACAGAATCAGTTTTCAATATCAGAGCTGAAGTAGTTGAGTGTGAAGTCCATCCTGTTGATAACACTGTTGTGGAGCAAAGTGTTGAGCCAGCACCTGAGAATGCAGCAGATCATGTGATTGAGTTGAGCATTGAGGATGCGCTTGAACCCGTACCTGCTTCAGAAGGTGGAGAAGTTCAGTTTTCTGACAGAGCCATTGAACTGATCGATGCATTAGATGTGGAGCCATCCACACCCGAAGCTCCTCCTAAACCTGTGGAAGATACACAACAATCCCACGGAGAGGAGTCAAAACCAAACCAGTCTGACGATACAAACAC CACCGACATGTTTCAAAAGCccagggaggagcagcagtcCACATACACTCTGAAAGAGACCAG GAATGGCGAAGCGGTTTGTTCTTTTTGTGACCAGATAATTGATGGaaatgtgaagctcacactCAGTGAACCTCTGGTGACTTGCCACGCTGACTGTTTAAAG tgtggtgtgtgtgctaAGATCCTGGGAGACTTGACGACCCCCATGTTCCTGCATGACCAAGTGATCCACTGTCGTGGCTGCTTTGCAAAAACTCTTGAGGCCTGA
- the si:dkey-125i10.3 gene encoding neurofilament heavy polypeptide isoform X1, whose protein sequence is MSKDVDRNQVFKTTRVRTALKNDGSWIHKSEQEKGEQNKPRYTQQLRTDHAVETMSTPVRQKSYVLSTAKKFESTDSPQSSSLEKTQPSPSEGDSANQANIEVIPLQKDAQPEVSTVETTDNTKPQAPTEELFSGEAQPEKNVANTAAENKEESADTPVAQLNVEHGEKAVEVYADVHVEPDEQPVANTAAENKGENADTTAEQSNEEHTEAKASADAHVEDPVLETSDVAGTEQSKDPAEAELKPEEEPSIETEPTNATQLEDVQPAEGSCKKYPPEHAAEEIFEAVAVVVVESSSDTSDVIHSTPGEEAALQNSVEQVPDLLVESVFESPTQCATETTTEEGCERCPPEQSSEETVEAEVVVESSPETPAVNNATPRDEASLQGTVESALDVSESPTQSAAETAVESVESKVEPAAPTESVFNIRAEVVECEVHPVDNTVVEQSVEPAPENAADHVIELSIEDALEPVPASEGGEVQFSDRAIELIDALDVEPSTPEAPPKPVEDTQQSHGEESKPNQSDDTNTTDMFQKPREEQQSTYTLKETRNGEAVCSFCDQIIDGNVKLTLSEPLVTCHADCLKCGVCAKILGDLTTPMFLHDQVIHCRGCFAKTLEA, encoded by the exons AACCAAGTGTTTAAAACCACCAGGGTGCGGACTGCACTGAAGAACGATGGCAGCTGGATCCACAAATCTGAACAGGAAAAAGGAGAGCAAAACAAACCACGGTATACTCAACAGCTAAG GACGGATCATGCCGTGGAGACCATGTCCACTCCAGTCAGGCAGAAATCATACGTGCTCTCCACAGCCAAGAAATTTGA ATCAACAGACTCTCCACAGAGCTCTTCTCTCGAAAAGACACAGCCTTCTCCATCTGAAGG TGATTCAGCTAATCAGGCAAATATTGAAGTTATTCCTCTCCAAAAAGATGCTCAGCCCGAGGTGTCAACAGTGGAGACCACAGACAATACAAA GCCCCAAGCACCCACAGAGGAACTTTTTTCTGGAGAGGCacaaccagaaaaaaatgttgccaacacagctgcagaaaacaagGAAGAATCTGCTGACACACCAGTCGCCCAGTTGAATGTAGAGCACGGTGAGAAGGCTGTTGAAGTCTATGCAGATGTTCATGTAGAGCCAGATGAGCAACCGGTTGccaacacagcagcagaaaacaaggGAGAAAATGCTGATACAACAGCTGAGCAGTCAAACGAAGAACACACTGAGGCTAAGGCCTCTGCAGATGCTCATGTGGAAGATCCTGTTTTAGAAACCTCTGATGTGGCTGGTACAGAACAGAGTAAAGACcctgcagaggctgaactgaaaCCTGAAGAGGAACCTTCAATCGAAACAGAGCCAACAAATGCAACGCAACTGGAGGATGTACAACCTGCAGAGGGGAGTTGTAAGAAATATCCTCCAGAACATGCTGCAGAAGAAATTTTTGAAGCTGTAGCTGTGGTTGTGGTGGAATCATCATCTGATACAAGTGATGTGATTCATTCAACACCAGGAGAAGAGGCTGCTCTCCAAAACAGTGTGGAACAAGTCCCTGACTTATTGGTAGAATCTGTATTTGAATCACCCACTCAGTGTGCTACTGAAACTACTACAGAGGAGGGCTGTGAGAGATGTCCTCCAGAACAAAGTTCAGAAGAAACTGTTGAGgctgaggtggtggtggagtcaTCACCTGAGACCCCTGCTGTAAATAATGCAACACCAAGAGATGAGGCTTCTCTACAAGGCACTGTGGAATCAGCCCTTGATGTATCTGAATCGCCTACTCAATCTGCTGCAGAAACTGCAGTCGAGTCTGTAGAGTCTAAAGTCGAGCCTGCAGCTCCAACAGAATCAGTTTTCAATATCAGAGCTGAAGTAGTTGAGTGTGAAGTCCATCCTGTTGATAACACTGTTGTGGAGCAAAGTGTTGAGCCAGCACCTGAGAATGCAGCAGATCATGTGATTGAGTTGAGCATTGAGGATGCGCTTGAACCCGTACCTGCTTCAGAAGGTGGAGAAGTTCAGTTTTCTGACAGAGCCATTGAACTGATCGATGCATTAGATGTGGAGCCATCCACACCCGAAGCTCCTCCTAAACCTGTGGAAGATACACAACAATCCCACGGAGAGGAGTCAAAACCAAACCAGTCTGACGATACAAACAC CACCGACATGTTTCAAAAGCccagggaggagcagcagtcCACATACACTCTGAAAGAGACCAG GAATGGCGAAGCGGTTTGTTCTTTTTGTGACCAGATAATTGATGGaaatgtgaagctcacactCAGTGAACCTCTGGTGACTTGCCACGCTGACTGTTTAAAG tgtggtgtgtgtgctaAGATCCTGGGAGACTTGACGACCCCCATGTTCCTGCATGACCAAGTGATCCACTGTCGTGGCTGCTTTGCAAAAACTCTTGAGGCCTGA
- the si:dkey-125i10.3 gene encoding neurofilament heavy polypeptide isoform X3 — MSKDVDRNQVFKTTRVRTALKNDGSWIHKSEQEKGEQNKPRYTQQLRTDHAVETMSTPVRQKSYVLSTAKKFESTDSPQSSSLEKTQPSPSEGPQAPTEELFSGEAQPEKNVANTAAENKEESADTPVAQLNVEHGEKAVEVYADVHVEPDEQPVANTAAENKGENADTTAEQSNEEHTEAKASADAHVEDPVLETSDVAGTEQSKDPAEAELKPEEEPSIETEPTNATQLEDVQPAEGSCKKYPPEHAAEEIFEAVAVVVVESSSDTSDVIHSTPGEEAALQNSVEQVPDLLVESVFESPTQCATETTTEEGCERCPPEQSSEETVEAEVVVESSPETPAVNNATPRDEASLQGTVESALDVSESPTQSAAETAVESVESKVEPAAPTESVFNIRAEVVECEVHPVDNTVVEQSVEPAPENAADHVIELSIEDALEPVPASEGGEVQFSDRAIELIDALDVEPSTPEAPPKPVEDTQQSHGEESKPNQSDDTNTTDMFQKPREEQQSTYTLKETRNGEAVCSFCDQIIDGNVKLTLSEPLVTCHADCLKCGVCAKILGDLTTPMFLHDQVIHCRGCFAKTLEA; from the exons AACCAAGTGTTTAAAACCACCAGGGTGCGGACTGCACTGAAGAACGATGGCAGCTGGATCCACAAATCTGAACAGGAAAAAGGAGAGCAAAACAAACCACGGTATACTCAACAGCTAAG GACGGATCATGCCGTGGAGACCATGTCCACTCCAGTCAGGCAGAAATCATACGTGCTCTCCACAGCCAAGAAATTTGA ATCAACAGACTCTCCACAGAGCTCTTCTCTCGAAAAGACACAGCCTTCTCCATCTGAAGG GCCCCAAGCACCCACAGAGGAACTTTTTTCTGGAGAGGCacaaccagaaaaaaatgttgccaacacagctgcagaaaacaagGAAGAATCTGCTGACACACCAGTCGCCCAGTTGAATGTAGAGCACGGTGAGAAGGCTGTTGAAGTCTATGCAGATGTTCATGTAGAGCCAGATGAGCAACCGGTTGccaacacagcagcagaaaacaaggGAGAAAATGCTGATACAACAGCTGAGCAGTCAAACGAAGAACACACTGAGGCTAAGGCCTCTGCAGATGCTCATGTGGAAGATCCTGTTTTAGAAACCTCTGATGTGGCTGGTACAGAACAGAGTAAAGACcctgcagaggctgaactgaaaCCTGAAGAGGAACCTTCAATCGAAACAGAGCCAACAAATGCAACGCAACTGGAGGATGTACAACCTGCAGAGGGGAGTTGTAAGAAATATCCTCCAGAACATGCTGCAGAAGAAATTTTTGAAGCTGTAGCTGTGGTTGTGGTGGAATCATCATCTGATACAAGTGATGTGATTCATTCAACACCAGGAGAAGAGGCTGCTCTCCAAAACAGTGTGGAACAAGTCCCTGACTTATTGGTAGAATCTGTATTTGAATCACCCACTCAGTGTGCTACTGAAACTACTACAGAGGAGGGCTGTGAGAGATGTCCTCCAGAACAAAGTTCAGAAGAAACTGTTGAGgctgaggtggtggtggagtcaTCACCTGAGACCCCTGCTGTAAATAATGCAACACCAAGAGATGAGGCTTCTCTACAAGGCACTGTGGAATCAGCCCTTGATGTATCTGAATCGCCTACTCAATCTGCTGCAGAAACTGCAGTCGAGTCTGTAGAGTCTAAAGTCGAGCCTGCAGCTCCAACAGAATCAGTTTTCAATATCAGAGCTGAAGTAGTTGAGTGTGAAGTCCATCCTGTTGATAACACTGTTGTGGAGCAAAGTGTTGAGCCAGCACCTGAGAATGCAGCAGATCATGTGATTGAGTTGAGCATTGAGGATGCGCTTGAACCCGTACCTGCTTCAGAAGGTGGAGAAGTTCAGTTTTCTGACAGAGCCATTGAACTGATCGATGCATTAGATGTGGAGCCATCCACACCCGAAGCTCCTCCTAAACCTGTGGAAGATACACAACAATCCCACGGAGAGGAGTCAAAACCAAACCAGTCTGACGATACAAACAC CACCGACATGTTTCAAAAGCccagggaggagcagcagtcCACATACACTCTGAAAGAGACCAG GAATGGCGAAGCGGTTTGTTCTTTTTGTGACCAGATAATTGATGGaaatgtgaagctcacactCAGTGAACCTCTGGTGACTTGCCACGCTGACTGTTTAAAG tgtggtgtgtgtgctaAGATCCTGGGAGACTTGACGACCCCCATGTTCCTGCATGACCAAGTGATCCACTGTCGTGGCTGCTTTGCAAAAACTCTTGAGGCCTGA
- the LOC121190678 gene encoding uncharacterized protein LOC121190678 isoform X1, which produces MVCVSCAFPRKKMPSRNHLDKIGRKKKKKWTEEAMERALIEVKSGRCTVRQAAKEFGVPKSSLGDRVSGRVTPGSRSGPAQLITSADEELLVEFSLYMSKHGFPLTKQQLVSFASSIYKRQHRRVAFSKLGQTWWLNFRKRQENNITIQPADSVVRGRTVCVRKEAVDQFFHLLSTVMDAHGLRDKPHQIFNCNETGFQLGRKRVILPKPASLGYKPTPGLRDHISVLACFNAAGEDIPPFIIYSKAYPGGVCYKTQGPPNALYGWSDSGCVNSDLFKKWFLKHFLVHAPKERPLLLIFDGHKSPVNLEVVEAARKEDVVLLCLPPHCSHILQPLDAGLFVLLRQRFASLIGDDCAADSHFAISKKKFSGVFKGTYQLTKEEEGVRIVKEGFQKCGIYPLNHFVINEGHLMPSHSMDPAAGPSLSVSAQGVHTVGDLTAAGPSLSVSAQGVHTVGDLTAAGPSL; this is translated from the exons atg gtctgtgtttcctgtgcatttcctagaaaaaaaatgccatcgAGAAACCATCTCGACAAAAttgggaggaagaagaagaagaaatggacagaggaGGCGATGGAACGCGCACTGATCGAAGTGAAGTCGGGGAGGTGCACGGTGAGACAGGCTGCCAAAGAGTTTGGAGTCCCTAAGTCTTCACTGGGAGACAGAGTCAGTGGACGGGTGACACCAGGGAGTCGCAGCGGGCCAGCTCAGCTCATAACATCTGCTGACGAGGAGCTGTTAGTGGAGTTCTCCTTATACATGTCCAAGCATGGATTCCCGCTTACTAAGCAGCAGCTGGTGTCCTTCGCCTCATCCATTTATAAGCGGCAGCATCGGAGGGTGGCATTTTCCAAACTGGGCCAGACCTGGTGGCTCAATTTTAGAAAACGGCAAGAAAATAATATTACCATTCAGCCAGCAGACAGTGTTGTCCGTGGGAGGACAGTATGTGTGAGGAAGGAAGCAGTGGATCAGTTTTTTCATTTACTGAGCACTGTCATGGACGCCCATGGGCTCAGAGACAAGCCTCACCAAATCTTCAACTGCAATGAGACAGGCTTTCAGCTGGGCAGGAAGAGGGTGATTCTCCCCAAACCTGCCAGTCTGGGCTACAAGCCAACGCCAGGCTTGAGGGACCACATCTCCGTCCTGGCTTGCTTTAACGCAGCTGGAGAGGACATTCCTCCATTTATTATCTACTCAAAGGCCTATCCAGGGGGTGTATGCTACAAAACACAAGGGCCACCAAATGCCCTCTATGGATGGTCAGACTCAGGATGTGTCAACTCTGACCTCTTCAAGAAATGGTTCCTCAAACATTTTCTTGTTCATGCACCGAAAGAGCGCCCACTGCTGCTGATTTTTGACGGCCACAAGTCGCCTGTGAACCTTGAGGTGGTGGAGGCAGCTCGTAAGGAGGACGTCGTCCTTCTGTGCCTTCCGCCTCATTGCTCTCACATCCTGCAGCCGCTCGACGCGGGCCTCTTTGTGCTCCTGAGGCAGCGTTTTGCTTCACTCATAGGCGATGACTGTGCCGCTGATTCGCACTTCGCAATAAGCAAGAAGAAGTTCTCAGGTGTATTTAAAGGGACTTATCAGTTAAcgaaggaagaggagggtgtTCGGATTGTCAAGGAAGGCTTTCAGAAATGTGGTATCTACCCACTGAACCACTTTGTCATCAACGAGGGTCATTTAATGCCATCACACAGCATGGACCCAGCAGCTGGACCCTCTTTGTCTGTATCAGCACAGGGAGTGCACACTGTAGGAGACCTCACAGCAGCTGGACCCTCTTTATCGGTATCAGCACAGGGAGTGCACACTGTAGGAGACCTCACAGCTGCTGGACCCTCCTTGTAG
- the LOC121190678 gene encoding uncharacterized protein LOC121190678 isoform X2: MPSRNHLDKIGRKKKKKWTEEAMERALIEVKSGRCTVRQAAKEFGVPKSSLGDRVSGRVTPGSRSGPAQLITSADEELLVEFSLYMSKHGFPLTKQQLVSFASSIYKRQHRRVAFSKLGQTWWLNFRKRQENNITIQPADSVVRGRTVCVRKEAVDQFFHLLSTVMDAHGLRDKPHQIFNCNETGFQLGRKRVILPKPASLGYKPTPGLRDHISVLACFNAAGEDIPPFIIYSKAYPGGVCYKTQGPPNALYGWSDSGCVNSDLFKKWFLKHFLVHAPKERPLLLIFDGHKSPVNLEVVEAARKEDVVLLCLPPHCSHILQPLDAGLFVLLRQRFASLIGDDCAADSHFAISKKKFSGVFKGTYQLTKEEEGVRIVKEGFQKCGIYPLNHFVINEGHLMPSHSMDPAAGPSLSVSAQGVHTVGDLTAAGPSLSVSAQGVHTVGDLTAAGPSL; the protein is encoded by the coding sequence atgccatcgAGAAACCATCTCGACAAAAttgggaggaagaagaagaagaaatggacagaggaGGCGATGGAACGCGCACTGATCGAAGTGAAGTCGGGGAGGTGCACGGTGAGACAGGCTGCCAAAGAGTTTGGAGTCCCTAAGTCTTCACTGGGAGACAGAGTCAGTGGACGGGTGACACCAGGGAGTCGCAGCGGGCCAGCTCAGCTCATAACATCTGCTGACGAGGAGCTGTTAGTGGAGTTCTCCTTATACATGTCCAAGCATGGATTCCCGCTTACTAAGCAGCAGCTGGTGTCCTTCGCCTCATCCATTTATAAGCGGCAGCATCGGAGGGTGGCATTTTCCAAACTGGGCCAGACCTGGTGGCTCAATTTTAGAAAACGGCAAGAAAATAATATTACCATTCAGCCAGCAGACAGTGTTGTCCGTGGGAGGACAGTATGTGTGAGGAAGGAAGCAGTGGATCAGTTTTTTCATTTACTGAGCACTGTCATGGACGCCCATGGGCTCAGAGACAAGCCTCACCAAATCTTCAACTGCAATGAGACAGGCTTTCAGCTGGGCAGGAAGAGGGTGATTCTCCCCAAACCTGCCAGTCTGGGCTACAAGCCAACGCCAGGCTTGAGGGACCACATCTCCGTCCTGGCTTGCTTTAACGCAGCTGGAGAGGACATTCCTCCATTTATTATCTACTCAAAGGCCTATCCAGGGGGTGTATGCTACAAAACACAAGGGCCACCAAATGCCCTCTATGGATGGTCAGACTCAGGATGTGTCAACTCTGACCTCTTCAAGAAATGGTTCCTCAAACATTTTCTTGTTCATGCACCGAAAGAGCGCCCACTGCTGCTGATTTTTGACGGCCACAAGTCGCCTGTGAACCTTGAGGTGGTGGAGGCAGCTCGTAAGGAGGACGTCGTCCTTCTGTGCCTTCCGCCTCATTGCTCTCACATCCTGCAGCCGCTCGACGCGGGCCTCTTTGTGCTCCTGAGGCAGCGTTTTGCTTCACTCATAGGCGATGACTGTGCCGCTGATTCGCACTTCGCAATAAGCAAGAAGAAGTTCTCAGGTGTATTTAAAGGGACTTATCAGTTAAcgaaggaagaggagggtgtTCGGATTGTCAAGGAAGGCTTTCAGAAATGTGGTATCTACCCACTGAACCACTTTGTCATCAACGAGGGTCATTTAATGCCATCACACAGCATGGACCCAGCAGCTGGACCCTCTTTGTCTGTATCAGCACAGGGAGTGCACACTGTAGGAGACCTCACAGCAGCTGGACCCTCTTTATCGGTATCAGCACAGGGAGTGCACACTGTAGGAGACCTCACAGCTGCTGGACCCTCCTTGTAG